GCGGGGCAAAGGGGCGCTAAAGGGGATTGTGGGGAATTTAAAATGATGGAGATATTTTCTTATTCCAGATATATATTTTAAAGTAAGTTTCAGAATTTCTAAAGAGAAAATCAATAAAAGACAGGAGGCTACAAAATGATAGAAGCCGAATTAAAAAAAGAAGTCGCAGAATTTGCGAAATTAGTATGGGACAGAAAACTTACGGATGGAACGGGCGGAAATATGAGTATAAAATATGGAGGCAAAATATTTATCACTCCAACGTCGACTATAAAACACTTTCTAACAGAGAAAGATATCATCACCATAGATAAAAACGGGAACAAAATCGACGGACTTAAAGAACCTTCTTCAGAAAGAAAAATGCATATAAAAATATACGAAAAAGCAAATGATGTAAACGCGGTTATTCATGCTCACCCAATGTATGCTACCTCTTTTGCAGTAACCTTTGAGAAATTACCTATAAACGCTCTTCCAGAATCTTCTTTAGTATTGGATCCAATAACCTATATACCATATCAAATGCCAGGTACTCAGGAATTTGCGGATGCTTTTAACGAAGGTTTAGAAAAGGGATCTCGGGTATTCGTTCTCCAAAACCACGGTGTTACGGTTGCAGGAAAAGACATGAATGAAGCATATGTAAAGTTGGAAACCTTAGAATTTCTCGCTCAAGTTTCATTCGTTTCTAAACTCTATTCTAAAGTGAATGAAATACCAGAAGAAAAAATAACTGCCTTCAAAGAATTTTTCAGAAGAAACAAGGAGGGCCAATGATGGAGTTAACTGAGATAAAAGAAAAAATAAAAAATTTCAAAATAGAAGTTCCTTCATGGGGATTTGGAAAATCCGGAACAAGATTCCATG
This DNA window, taken from Petrotoga sibirica DSM 13575, encodes the following:
- a CDS encoding class II aldolase/adducin family protein, whose amino-acid sequence is MIEAELKKEVAEFAKLVWDRKLTDGTGGNMSIKYGGKIFITPTSTIKHFLTEKDIITIDKNGNKIDGLKEPSSERKMHIKIYEKANDVNAVIHAHPMYATSFAVTFEKLPINALPESSLVLDPITYIPYQMPGTQEFADAFNEGLEKGSRVFVLQNHGVTVAGKDMNEAYVKLETLEFLAQVSFVSKLYSKVNEIPEEKITAFKEFFRRNKEGQ